A genomic window from Cotesia glomerata isolate CgM1 linkage group LG7, MPM_Cglom_v2.3, whole genome shotgun sequence includes:
- the LOC123268856 gene encoding uncharacterized protein LOC123268856 isoform X1 has product MNKYILYNYFIRTFIWGFILTTFLLIIQIQESNQLVIKSISVPELLREGETDYVILDCDYDLENISSDGLVVKWYFNDDNVEYQWIYGHEPQADPSASHIDLGYKASDDPYTMYRAMKLNNPTINLTGDYRCAVFTYQDEEIADASMIVYSTEEKFDLKYRKKIIDGKEGVELTCFAEGLYPQPTMDIYVNDIIVNETITSDLTMRNDSKYDIMMQVVAKNENLPNEALVKCSLSIPKANYTIPRELIYIPGTPTSTPSVTTNLLRKMEIQAINSSEPDNTDNGGAASKPFYSLTFVFIITILTNFCRH; this is encoded by the exons AAAGCAATCAACtagtaataaaatcaataagtGTACCGGAATTATTGAGAGAAGGAGAAACGGATTATGTTATATTAGATTGTGATTATGATCTTGAAAATATATCTAGTGATGGATTAGTTGTTAAATGGTATTTTAATGACGATAATGTTGAATACCAGTGGATATATGGACACGAGCCTCAGGCTGATCCAAGTGCTAGTCATATAGATCTTGGATATAAAGCAAGTGATGATCCTTATACTATGTATCGGgctatgaaattaaataatccaacaattaatttaacgGGAGACTACAGGTGTGCAGTATTTACCTATCAAGATGAAGAAATAGCTGACGCTAGTATGATTGTATATT caacagaagaaaaattcgatttaaagtatagaaaaaaaataattgatggtAAAGAAGGAGTCGAATTGACATGTTTTGCAGAGGGATTGTATCCACAACCAACAATGGATATTTATGTTAA tgatattattgttaatgaaaCAATTACTTCGGATTTAACGATGCGTAATGACAGCAAGTATGACATTATGATGCAAGTTGTTGCTAAAAATGAGAACTTACCAAATGAAGCTCTTGTTAAATGTAGTTTATCGATTCCTAAAGCAAATTACACTATTCCACGTGAATTAATCTACATACCTg GAACGCCAACCAGTACGCCTTCTGTAACAACCAATCTATTACGAAAAATGGAGATCCAGGCAATAAACAGCTCTGAACCAGACAATACTGACAATGGTG GAGCAGCTTCAAAACCTTTTTACAGCTTAACtttcgtatttattattactatattgACCAACTTTTGTCGTCActga